One part of the Haliotis asinina isolate JCU_RB_2024 chromosome 2, JCU_Hal_asi_v2, whole genome shotgun sequence genome encodes these proteins:
- the LOC137271693 gene encoding glutamate receptor ionotropic, kainate glr-3-like, with protein sequence MLMELLLSLTWKSVLVLHENQHDLYANFSCSLKVSSMYCVDYDISSSSKGHLNRMLKDVGKVLQPHLNVLLLCDVTTTVSVLRQMSRFCGTRSNSSVDLCHVARVLVVGTSDDLPVLQESSIQVENVALVERSTTQGNGTKTRIWTLMFHQTGRFFTDVPFCSGAVTNPTDVFPNIKSGYNGRQLTVVMKENHLGYGFVTVNKRRVFAYPFHLMNLLSQAMNFSYRVIPPREDEWGRNINGSWTGVFGMLQRREADLAADTLAMHSDRLAVSDNILPSVGVSGPIILYKKEDAVEEDNLLICLRPFQTFVYSMFGLSLIAYVSLVSFVRLIHNKDLFIPHVGAEGKDTDRNMDSDNNCSTATRVIQTTTAAAFAIYGAAVKQGSTITSSSDSERILVAGWWMFTTIFSAVYCGTIMAIFAVKSEKPPFSNMAELAAREDYKIGYDASSIIGNLFQNTGRSDVMAIKQRVQELSSRDPDVITSNMTKHLQNVRGGKYAFIASKQLAVLVSADCRLTAIDAKLIRGLSAFHLPRQSPFRQEFQER encoded by the exons ATGTTGATGGAACTTCTGCTATCGCTTACCTGGAAGTCTGTTCTAGTTTTGCATGAGAATCAGCATGACCTGT ATGCCAACTTCAGCTGTTCGTTGAAAGTATCTAGTATGTACTGTGTAGACTATGACATCAGCTCCTCCTCAAAGGGACACCTGAACAGAATGTTGAAAGATGTGGGCAAGGTGCTCCAGCCCCACCTCAACGTGCTGCTCCTCTGTGACGTAACAACTACTGTTTCAGTTTTACGGCAAATG TCTCGATTCTGCGGTACAAGATCCAATTCCTCGGTCGACTTGTGTCACGTGGCAAGGGTTTTGGTTGTCGGGACATCGGATGACTTACCTGTACTACAGGAGAGCAGCATCCAGGTGGAGAATGTGGCGTTGGTTGAACGGTCTACTACACAG GGAAATGGTACAAAGACGAGGATTTGGACACTTATGTTTCACCAAACTGGGCGCTTTTTCACGGACGTTCCTTTTTGCAGTGGAGCAGTAACAAATCCTACAGACGTCTTCCCCAATATCAAGTCTGGTTACAATGGACGCCAACTCACTGTCGTTATGAAG GAAAACCACTTAGGATATGGCTTTGTGACAGTGAATAAGCGGAGGGTGTTTGCATATCCTTTCCATCTAATGAACCTCCTGTCACAAGCAATGAACTTCAG TTACAGAGTGATACCACCAAGGGAAGATGAGTGGGGCAGGAATATCAACGGTTCATGGACTGGAGTGTTCGGAATGCTTCAGAGAAGG GAGGCAGACCTGGCAGCGGATACGCTAGCCATGCACTCTGATCGCCTTGCCGTGTCCGATAACATTCTGCCTTCAGTTGGTGTAAGCGGTCCAATTATTCTGTACAAGAAAGAGGATGCCGTTGAAGAAGATAATCTGTTGATCTGTCTAAGACCGTTCCAAACGTTTGTCTACAGTATGTTTGGTCTGTCGCTGATTGCATATGTAAGCCTGGTGTCCTTTGTACGACTAATTCATAATAAAGACTTATTTATACCGCATGTGGGGGCTGAAGGAAAGGATACTGATAGAAATATGGACTCCGACAACAACTGTTCAACCGCCACCAGAGTAATCCAGACTACGACAGCAGCAGCATTTGCTATCTATGGAGCTGCTGTGAAGCAAG GCTCAACCATTACATCATCATCTGACTCGGAGCGGATCCTGGTCGCGGGATGGTGGATGTTCACAACCATTTTTTCAGCTGTCTACTGTGGGACAATCATGGCTATATTTGCTGTAAAATCAGAAAAGCCTCCATTTTCAAACATGGCAGAGTTAGCAGCTAGAGAAGACTACAAAATAGGCTACGATGCCTCAAGCATCATTGGAAATCTGTTTCAG AATACTGGAAGATCAGATGTCATGGCAATCAAACAAAGAGTTCAAGAATTATCCTCCAGAGACCCTGATGTAATCACCAGCAACATGACCAAGCACCTGCAAAACGTTAGGGGGGGAAAATATGCATTTATAGCAAGCAAACAGCTTGCAGTGTTAGTGAGTGCAGATTGTAGACTTACAGCGATTGATGCGAAATTAATCCGGGGTTTATCAGCTTTCCATCTTCCAAGGCAGTCCCCCTTCAGACAAGAATTCCAAGAAAGGTAA
- the LOC137273507 gene encoding uncharacterized protein — MIMGVACGIVIVALLVAFIAYVCHIRRTTIPIKKPAEQAADVPSTPMSIYALPDRDAPIAAGDMYTELKFNSTPSYTNMEDLRPMTYVNVSNVNRSASTGQQC, encoded by the exons ATGATCATGGGTGTGGCGTGTGGGATTGTCATCGTGGCTCTCTTGGTTGCCTTTATTGCATATGTATGCCACAT CCGCAGGACGACGATACCAATTAAGAAGCCTGCAGAGCAAGCTGCCGATGTTCCCTCAACCCCCATGAGCATTTACGCCTTGCCTGACAGAGACGCGCCAATTGCTGCAGGTGACATGTACACGGAGCTGAAATTTAACTCCACACCTAGCTACACCAACATGGAAGACCTGCGTCCGATGACCTATGTCAACGTGTCAAACGTTAACAGAAGTGCAAGCACGGGCCAGCAGTGTTGA